The Cloeon dipterum chromosome 3, ieCloDipt1.1, whole genome shotgun sequence genome includes a region encoding these proteins:
- the LOC135941463 gene encoding uncharacterized protein LOC135941463, with amino-acid sequence MQEMNSLEIVQKGLTTSMLNGAAVLQTSDSNSLFPYLCEPTGDFQDSCLALKCKKRSTLFDANGNIKDGEKYGNWTRTCNKLYLYSGKLGTWQQNWDFCCRLGMHPIWFSSASDFECLSNSTKVNWTLNYNYWTAGRAMGTWGRWAWCPGAVNLPDSLSWAPGQPDNNQTNENCLHLQVTKNSSGVLLSDRNCSHKYVMACQGDAMMASNCNKPNCPMECTQNESFFENGILKDLFVHGQWNAGCGKDFLFSAAILDWLGAWNYCCSVGMKLASIEALEELSCLTNMVAKYPRAVYPDQCGRDFWTSGTNRGCPGAHFWCSENEKLNKEELANWKNGQMPSESADQCIFINLSNSTLSETYLGTDYCTEQKPFLCEALQPGNKSVQIARSCSEIWNVTDDEVNDIIMNPSGDVVNQRRNLKCYLRCCGKKGHVLKSGSLVTDEILRNLEDLTADDPQAMQDGFQNFDSCTSIQSTDECHLMAQMFQCGKKNAPDLTLGLVTAIKGDATASVTATGGIKTAGRVCPLYPAASCVPNQTYIDQLKNTGSSLGGGVMTTSNGKKYFMKYVNGITPAQAEADYCCVLGSHLVIFESLEDFKAFMQSWQDGTQHWAILGPSFDNGDGTDSWCLNFKKMPVGMITDINTFYRNQLWNSTIFFRQGLELYSVPNGSGAHRVLCGPLPY; translated from the exons ATGCAAGAAATGAACAGTTTGGAAATTGTTCAAAAAGGACTCACAACGTCCATGCTTAACGGTGCTGCCGTCTTGCAAACTTCAGATTCTAATTCACTGTTTCCATATTTGTGTGAG CCAACAGGTGATTTTCAAGACTCTTGCCTCGCTCTTAAGTGCAAAAAACGC aGCACATTATTTGACGCAAACGGGAATATAAAGG aTGGAGAAAAGTATGGGAATTGGACACGTACCTGCAACAAATTGTACCTTTACTCTGGCAAGCTT GGCACTTGGCAGCAGAATTGGGACTTTTGTTGCAGATTAGGAATGCACCCGATTTGGTTTAGCTCGGCGTCCGACTTTGAATGTTTGAGCAACTCGACTAAAGTGAACTGGACGCTAAACTATAATTATTGGACGGCGGGACGCGCAATGGGCACCTGGGGAAGGTGGGCCTGGTGCCCAGGGGCCGTCAACCTTCCCGACTCGCTTTCCTGGGCTCCGGGGCAACCGGACAATAATCAGACCAACGAGAACTGCCTACACTTGCAAGTGACGAAAAATTCGAGCGGTGTACTTTTGTCAGACCGGAACTGCAGCCACAAATACGTCATGGCTTGCCAG GGTGACGCGATGATGGCGTCCAACTGCAACAAGCCAAATTGTCCGATGGAGTGTACTCAAAAT GAATCGTTTTTCGAAAATGGAATATTAAAGG atcTGTTTGTTCACGGCCAGTGGAATGCCGGTTGTGGCAAAGATTTTCTGTTTTCGGCTGctatt ttGGATTGGTTGGGCGCGTGGAATTATTGTTGCTCCGTTGGAATGAAACTGGCCTCGATTGAGGCTCTTGAGGAATTGAGTTGTCTCACGAATATGGTTGCGAAATATCCCAGAGCAG TCTACCCTGATCAATGTGGAAGGGATTTCTGGACATCTGGCACCAACCGCGGCTGTCCAGGTGCGCACTTCTGGTGTtcagagaatgaaaaattgaacaaggAAGAACTAGCGAACTGGAAAAACGGGCAAATGCCCTCGGAGAGTGCTGATCAgtgcattttcattaatttgtcaaattcaACTTTGAGTGAGACTTATTTGGGCACTGATTATTGTACAGAGCAAAAACCATTTCTTTGCGAA GCCTTGCAACCGGGCAATAAATCGGTGCAAATCGCGCGCTCTTGCTCGGAAATTTGGAATGTGACAGACGATGAAGTGAATGATATAATCATGAATCCAAGTGGCGACGTCGTCAACCAAAGACGCAATCTAAAA TGTTATCTAAGGTGCTGCGGGAAAAAAGGACACGtg TTAAAAAGCGGGTCACTGGTGACGGATGAAATTTTGCGCAACTTAGAGGACTTGACGGCCGACGACCCGCAAGCAATGCAGGATGGCTTTCAAAACTTTGATTCCTGTACTTCCATTC agtcCACTGATGAGTGCCACCTGATGGCCCAGATGTTCCAGtgtggaaagaaaaatgcaccAGACCTGACTTTAGGTCTCGTCACTGCCATCAAAGGAGACGCCACT GCTTCAGTTACTGCTACAGGGGGAATTAAAACCGCCGGGAGAGTATGTCCTCTTTATCCAGCAGCAAGTTGTGTACCAAAT CAAACATATATTGATCAACTTAAAAACACGGGATCAT CTTTGGGGGGAGGTGTCATGACAACAtcgaatggaaaaaaatactttatgaAATATGTCAATGGAATT acCCCTGCTCAAGCAGAAGCAGATTACTGCTGTGTTCTTGGCAGTCACCTTGTCATTTTCGAAAGTTTAGAGGATTTCAAAGCTTTTATGCAAAGCTGGCAAG ATGGTACACAACACTGGGCTATCCTTGGACCGTCTTTCGACAACGGTGATGGTACCGACAGCTGGTGCTTGAACTTTAAAAAGATGCCAGTAGGAATGATCACAGATATCAACACATTTTATCGCAACCAACTGTGGAACTCCACTATATTCTTCAGGCAAGGCTTAGAATTATACTCAGTTCCAAACGGAAGTGGGGCTCACCGAGTTTTATGTGGCCCACTTCCCTACTAA